TCGTATCCCCCCCCCCGTTACTTTCCTGAAAATGGATATTGAAGGCGGAGAAGTGTCGGCAATTGAAGGGGCCCAGAGCACAATTAGCAAGTACCACCCCAAACTGGCAATCAGTGTTTATCACCTCGCCGATGATTTCTGGAATATCCCGGAAAAAGTTCTCTCTATTCGCGACGATTACGATATTTTTCTTCGGCACTACACTGAAGGTGTTGTGGAAACTGTAATGTTTTTTGTCCCAAAGCAGTAACGAGATCAGGCTTGTTTCAGAATGCAATTTTAGACTGAAATAGATGATGACATACTGATAAATTAATTCCTCACCAATGCCTAAGAACAAAATTTCAATGAATAATCATGAATTAGACAAAAAACTCCAGCGACTTTATAAAAGCATTAATGATATTTTACCAACGGTCATTGATTTTGAGACATTTAGTCTGGAAGTAGATAAAAGTGGCGCCAGTATTTACAGATCTGAAGAACAACTTTTATTTAGTAAAAATAAAGTATTCAATGAGATCCAACAAAAATATTCACCTGCATTCGTGATTGATATCGGAGCAAATGTAGGGTTTTCGACTTTAGTCTTCTCCCAGGCTTTTTCTGAAGCGCAAATCATAACCGTAGAGCCTAACTTGAATCTTGTAGATTTCATCGAAAGAAATTGCAAAAACAACGGCATTAACAATGTCCAAATCATTCAGAAAGTTGTTGGTGAGAATCATTCAGGATATGTATCTTTCCTGATAAATCAGGTCATGAGTGTAGACAGTCGAGTACATGGGCTGAAAGGTGATTATGACAGCCTTACTGTTGAGGAAACATCGATAGACCAGCTTATCACTGATCTCCAATGCGTAAAAGAAGATACAATCTTTATAAAAATTGACACTCAGGGTTTTGAAGAACGAGTTATCAATGGAGCCAGAAAAACATTGGACGACTTCTCAAACTACTGTGTGATGATGGAATTTGCCCCTTTCTGGCTTATGGAAGCCGGCACAGACCCTGTATTGTTTCTGCAAAAACTATGCACCAGTTACAATGTGTGCGAATTTCCATCAACAATGCTTTATTTTCAAGATACTCTTGATGAAATACAAAAAAAGACGTTGAGTGAAGCAGATGCGAAAGATTTCACAAACTACACCAAGTCATTACGAAGAAACGAAAAAGGCTGGTGTGATCTAATGATTTTTAGAAATGAAGAATGACCAGCAAAAAACTCTTAATCGCCGGTGGTGGCTATGCTGAGATCCCCCTGATCCTTGCTGCGAAAGACCTTGGTTTTCGCGTAATAACCAGCGGTAATCGAGAAAAGGATCTGGGACATCAATTTTCCGATCAGTGCTGTCTGGAAGATTTCTCCGACAAAGAGGCGATGTTAAAACTTGCGAAGTCTCTGAAGATCGACGCCATCTGCGCTTCCTGCAATGATTTTTCTGCATTAACTGCTGCTTATGTTGCAGAAAACCTTCAATTAGCAGGACATGATCCCTATAACACGACTCTCTTGATTCACCATAAAGACAGATATCGTGAGTTTGCCCAGAAGCATGGAATTCCCTCTCCACGCGCTGAAGGTTTTGATTCTATTGAAGGCGCATACAATAGTCTTCTGAACTTTCAATTCCCCGTCATAGTCAAGCCTGTTGATTTGACTGGTGGTAAAGGCATCTCGAAAGTCACAAATCTCCAAATTGCTAAAGCGAGTCTTGAAAAGGCATTTCAGATATCCCGTACGAAAAAAATTGTAATCGAAGAGTTTATTGAGGGAAGTCGGCACGGTTTATCAACATTCATTCGTGATGGACGAGTTGTTTTTTTCTTTAATGATAACGAACATTATTATCTCAATCCCTATCTGGTTTCTGCTGCATCGACCCCCGCTGATGTATCACCGGAAACGGCGACTATTCTTTGCAAAACAGCAGAAAAAATCGCATCATTACTCAAACTCAACACAGGTATTTTCCATATTCAATATATCCTCCGGCAGGACATACCTGTGATTATCGAAATTTGTCGCAGGGCACCGGGCGATTTATACATTCAATTTGTTCAACATGCTACCGGTATGGAATATCCCACATATATTGTCAAATCATCTGCAGGCATGAACTGTGATGATTTAACACAAATTGAACCACAAGGATTTTTTACACGACACTGCATAATGCCCCCCCGAAATGGAAGAATAAAAGAGGTTATCTTCAATCAATCAGTGAAAAATAACATTATAGACAAGATGATGTGGTGGAAACCGGATGAGCAGATTGATAATTTCCTGATGCAAAAGCTCGGGATTGTTTTCTTAAAATTCGGTTCAACCGAAGAAATGCGGCAAAAGACAGAACAAATGCCAAATCTGATTCGTGTTGATATGGCATAGTCACTTACCTTTATATAGTAAATTCAAGAACATGAACCACCTTTACATACTTCTAACGATTCTCTTTACTGTTTACGGACAAATCATCATCAAATGGCAAGTCCAACTTGCGGGTGCATTCCCTCAAAATGGAACTGAGAAAGTTAATTTTATCATCAAACTATTGCTCAACCCCTGGGTCATGAGTAGCTTCGTGTGTGCCTTCCTTGCTGCTTTGAGTTGGATGGCAGCCATGACAAAATTTCCTCTCAGCTATGCATACCCCTTTATGAGCCTAGCCTTTGTTTTGGTAATGTTTCTGAGTGCTCTCTTTTTTAAAGAGCCGGTTACGATACCTAAAACAATCGGATTAGCCCTCATCATTTTAGGTATCGTCATTGGAAGCAAAGGATGAAATCCAAGCGAGATCAACACACTTCTGCCATACTGACGTGAAAGACAGGCTTATTGCTAAGGCGTTCCTGCAGGCTTGGCTCGAATTAAATGCAAAAACGGCTGTGCTTCCGGCCAACTGCGAACTTCAGACAATTTGTCAGCGGGAACTTCAATTGATGTGAAACAATCAATCGAAATCTGGTCGTCAAACTTGCCTTCCAGATACCCAAACGGAATATTTTCGGCATCCTGTTCCGGTGTCCCATTTTTTATCCGTGCTGGAATATACAGGCTCCAGAATTTTGTCGGATCTTTTTCCGTCAGCATCTCAGTAAATCGCTGTTTCACTTTTTGACTAGCAGGTGAATCATCAAGATTGCGGTGTACGAGGATGGCCTGATACGCCAGCATCTTGTTCCAGGATTTCTCTGTGACCACATAATGAGAAAAATGCAAACGGTCATCAAAACCCAAATGAAGGGGGTTATATCGCGAAGCCGGCAGTGTTGTTCCAGCCGCCAGCAGATCCTGCATCTTGCGGGCATCTTTATGACGAATCGCATACATGAAGTGCATACCGCTGAAAGGAGTCGCCCAGCCTTTTTCCCGAACGGAATCTTTGAGACGAATAATCACATCACCATAGCGGGGAGAACCATGCGGCGGCCCGACACTGGCGAAAACCGCATCGAAAGCACCATACAGCAGGTTTTCCACCGCTGGTGTCGTATGCGTTAAGGAATCGTGCTGCAATTTCTCTTCGATTCTTAATGAAACCAGCGCTTTCTCTTTCAGTACATGTCGCAGATTTTCAAAGTGCAGACGGTTGATAATTGGGGCGGGCTTGTCTTCAATCACGTTCAGCAATTCTTGTTCTTCTGCAGAAAGCGGCGACAAAAACAGTTCGAACTCCGCCATTGTACATTGAGAACTGATTTCCAGCCATTTTTTGAGTTTCTTCGCATCCAGAGGCCGCTGAAACGGCAGTACATTAATGGCTTTCCGCCGCGTCTCCGCCAGGGGAGCCCCTGCTTGCTGGGATGGCGTCATAACCCGCTTTTTAATCACGGTCTGTGCAACACCAGACGAAATACCAGCTATAACCAAACAAAGGAAAACTAAAACGCGAACTGTGATCATTATTGGCTCAGTTTAATCAAAAAGATGTCGTTGCTGCCGCGGCTTTTCAAGTGATGACTCTGATACTGTGTGGCAGGAGAAAAGGCCCCGGAAAGGAAACAATGGTTGTTGTGATCGACGGCAATCGCATAACTCAGATCACTTTTATCACCTCCCAGCATTTCCAGCCAGTCGAGTTTTCCTTCTGGCAAGAAACGTGTGACAAATATATCCCGGCCTCCCAGCTGAGTCAGGTGTTTTCCCATGAATTCCACATCATCTGTAAACTCCCCAGTTACATAACAGTTACCGCCTCGGTCGACGGCAATCCCCAGACCATAATCGATCTTTTCACCTCCCCCGCAATACGCCCAGTCAGGAGTCCCGTCGGCATTGATGCGAGCGACGAAAATATCATATGCTCCCGTGCTTTTGAGAGTTGTGTTCCCAAATTGCGCCTCATTCTTAAACATCCCTGTCAGATAGCAGTTACCCTGTGCATCGACGGCAACGCCGGTGCTTAAACCATCTGCCTGCCCCCCTGAATTGGCGGACCAGAGCAGCTCACCTCCTGGCGATAACTTGGCAAGAAAAATATCCTTCACATTCGTATCGGTCCCCACTGTCTTCCCTGCCAGTTCTATCAGCCCAGTAATATAACCGCAGACATAACAGTTCCCTGTTTGATCCACGGCAATCTGGTGCCCACTCTGACCATGTTTATTACCGGCCAACTGAGTCCAGAGCACTTTTCCATCGGTATCATATTTAGCCACGAACAGAGAACGCCCCTGCTTGCTTTTGGATTGGAAATCCCCGAAAGTGACTTCTCCTGCAAACGAGCCAGCGACATAACATTCCCCGTCAGGCGTTACTGCAATACCATGTCCATAATCATATCCAGCTCCGCCTGCACTTTGTGCCCAGAGTAGCTCTCCTTCAGGATTATACTTTGCAATGAAATAATCGTAGTCCCCCTGATTTTTGAGAGTTTTGTCTCCAATCCGAAATGTCGGACTTTGAAAATGACCAGTCACATAAGAATTTCCTGCCTGATCGACGGCCACTGCATACCCGCGATCGATCTCAGTCCCTCCTGCTGTTTGGAGCCAGAGCAATTTTCCCTCGGGGTTATATTTCGCAAGTACGAAATCCATTTTTCCCCGGCTGGTCACACTCTGATCTGCAAATTGGGCCTGCTCGGTGAATTCGCCTGTAACAAAACAGTTTCCTGCTCCATCTACGGTGATGCCACGAATTTTATCATGTTTGCTGCCCCCAGCCTGTTCGACCCAGAGAATGGAACGGGGAGAGGATTTGGTTTCTCCCGCAAAGACGGGAGCCGCGAGCCACAGACTACTTATCAGGCAATACAAAACAAAATCAGAACAACGCGATCGACTCAGATACAAGAACCGTTTCATAGTAGGCTTTCATTATCAAAAACAGCTGCAGAACTATTTTATTAGCATATTTAAGAATCTATCATAAACGGCCTTGTCCTCATATAAAAGAGTGCTTATTGTAAATAACAGACACTCGCTCTATAAATCCTGTAGGAACAGAAATGTGGAGTCGTCCTATGAGATGGCAATGCGCCACTACCCTCTTGAGTTTGATCACACTCGCCCCCCTTTCGCTTTTCGCACAGACTTCTTCTATTGATTACAAAACACGAATCAAACCACTTCTGCAGGCCCATTGTTTTGCATGCCACGGAACGCTGAAACAAGAATCTGCACTGCGGCTGGATGCTGGGAATTTAATCCTTAAGGGAGGCGAAATTGGTCCTGCTGTCATCACCGGGAAACCACAAGAGAGTCTGCTGTATCAGGTTCTCATCGAAGATGCAGATTTCGAAATGCCCCCAGAAGGCCAGGGACGAAAACTGAAACCAGATGAAGTCCAGCTCATCAAAACCTGGATTGAACAGGGAGCTCGATTTCCAGCCGATGATCAACCTGAATCAGCCCCCTCTGACCACTGGGCCTTTCAACCCATCAAACGTCCTGCTATTCCTACTACAAAAAATCATGTGACAAATCCCATTGACGCCTTCATCACAGCGCGTCATGAGCAGGCTGGTCTGATTCCCCAACACAAAACAGACAAATCAACTTTACTCAGACGGGTCTATCTTGACCTTATTGGCCTGCCACCAACTCCCAAAGAATTAAATGCCTTTTTGAATGATACTAATCCTGATGCATACGAACGCGCGATTGAGGATCTGCTCAGCCGCCCGCAATACGGAGAGCGTTGGGGGCGGCACTGGATGGACGTCTGGAGGTATAGCGACTGGTATGGCCGACGCGGCGCCAAGGATATGACTAACAGTTATTCCCTGATTTGGCGCTGGCGAGATTGGATCATTCGTTCTGTGAACGAGGATAAAGGCTATGATCGCATGATCATGGAAATGCTGGCTGCCGATGAAATCGCTCCCAACGACAGAGAGAACCTGGTAGCTACCGGCTTTATTGTTCGAAATTTTTACCGTTGGAATTATCACACATGGCGCAAAGACAACGTCGAACATACTGCCAAAGCATTTTTAGGCTTGACGATGAACTGCTGCGAATGTCACGACCATAAATATGATCCCATCGGCCAGGAAGAATACTTTGCCTTCCGTTCATTTTTTGAACCCATTGATCTACGGCATGATCGCGTCCCAGGCGAACCCGACCCCGGAATTTTCCCTGATTACAAGTTGAGTGTCCGTAACGGCCCTATTCGAACGGGTATGGTACGCATCTATGACAGACACCTGGATGCCAAAGCGAAGTTTTACACAGGCGGCTTAGAGCAGAATATCATCAAAGGAAAACCGCCAGTTGAAGCAGCCGCTATTGGTTTTCTGGGAGGGAACCAGCTTCCAGTCACTCCCATTTCATTACCGGTCACCGCCTGGTATCCCGGCTTGAAACCGTTTGTGATTGAAGAAGAAACAAAAGCGCGCGAAGCTGCTTACCAAATTGCATTGAACGCATGGGAACAACAGAAATCACAACTGGAAAAGAATCTTCATCAACAGGAAACGCAACTGGCCAATCTTCTCATAACAAGAAATAAGAGACAATCAGAGAATCAACAAACACGGGTCACCAATCACCAGGCGCTGCAACTGAACGCCAGCCAGGGACGTCGCACACTGGCACATGAAATATCCAATTGGAAATCGTTTGATTCAGAAACACAGGTTCATTTTCAACTCAGAATTTTGACCGAGAGTCTGGTGAACTTTCAACTTTCGAACGATTTATCAGGTGGCAGAACAAATCTGTACGTCGCTTTTGAAAGCGGTAAGATTAATACCTATGCCCCGGGAACCACTGGAATGAAAACTGTCGGAAATTACAAAGTCAATCAGGAAAATCGAGTATTTCAAGTCACTCTTCTTTTGAAACCAACCGAAGATATCGCTGAGTTGACAATCACAGATACAACCGCGCCTGAAGTCATCGTGGACAATCAGCCGATCGCCCTCAATGGTTGGAATCCTGCTAATTCAACGAACCGTGGTCTGTTTCTGGATTCACATCCCGGTAGTGTTGCGGAGTTTGATAAAATTATCTTTGTTGGTAAAGGCGCTCAGGAGCTACAGCGGTTCGATTTTGAGTTTCCCGGTTATCGCCAGGGAGAAGACATTCCTGGAATTGAAAACTGGTCGGTCACACGTTTCAGCACCGGCGCAGCAACTTCTCAAGTCGTTTTAAACAGACCTCTCTCAGAAGCAGAACAAAAATGGCAGCAACAGGTCACAGAGGCAACACAAAAGCGGGATCTGGCAAAATTAACTCGAGATTCAGTTCAGCTAAAACTTCAGGCAGCCCGTGATGCAAAAGCTGAATATGCGGCTCGTGTCCGTGCAGCCACAGCACGCCACATTAAAAAAACAACGAATTTCAAAGTTTTAGAACAAGCTGCCAGTCAGGCTGAATGGCAGGCACATTTGAGTCAGGCGGAGTCTGAGCACAAAACAAAAGAACTTACTTTAGTGCAGACGAAAACGTTGCCGCAAACAAACAAGGAACGTGACAAAAAAGTCACGACGGCACAGAAACAGCTGACTCAGTCACAGGTGAAGTTGAACGCTGCCCGTAAACCGCGAGAGAAATCATCCACAGAATATACCAGCCTCAGCCGCATCTTTCCCCAACAGAGCACCGGAAAACGAGCCGCGCTCGCCCGCTGGATCGCTACTCGTGAAAACCCTTTGACGGCACGTGTTGCTGTCAATCATATCTGGATGCGTCATTTCGGTCAGCCGCTCGTCAAGTCGGTTTATAACTTTGGTCGTAGCGGCGCGTCTCCCACACATCCAAAGTTGATCAACTGGCTGGCAGTAGAATTCATGGATCATCAGTGGAGCATCAAGCATCTGCATCGTTTGATTCTACTCAGCGATACTTATCAGCTCAGTTCAAAAGGCTTGGCCCCCGAACACACGAATCTGAGTAAAGACCGCGATAACATCCTCCTCTGGAAGTTTCCCACCAATCGCATGGAAGCAGAAGTCATTCGTGACAGTCTATTCTACCTCGCGAATGACCTCGATCCAAAAATGTATGGTCAGGAACTGGAACAGGACCAGGGGCTGATCACGAACCGACGCAGTCTATATTATTCGCATCATGGTGAAGCAAAAATGGAGTTTCTGGAGTTGTTCGATGGTGCCAGCGCGACCGACTGCTACCAGCGTACCACCAGCATCATGCCGCAACAGGCGCTGGCGTTGACTAACAGTGAACTGACCGTTCAGAAAAGTCGTAAAATTGCTGCTCAACTCTGGCTCCAACAACATTCCGACATAGAAAAACAAAAGACAACACCAGATAAACAACAGGCGTTCGTTCAGCGTGCGTTTGAATTAATCCTGTCCCGTCCTGCCACAGAGAAAGAACAGTCTGCAGCACTCCATTTTCTGACGAGACAGGAACTGCTGTTTTCCAAATCGACAACAAAACCAATACAAGATCAAAAGCAAAAACCTATAACCGGTTATAGTCAACCGGCCCCACAACCGGCAGCTCGTGCACGCGAAAGTCTGGTTCAGGCGTTATTCAGCCATAATGACTTTGTCACCATCCGTTAAAATCACATATGGTCATCCGCTTTACACGGCAGGATTGAATTTATGAAACACGATATTTCATCAACAACACCGCAATGCAGTCGCATTCGCCGTCGCACCTTTTTGGCAGATCTTGGTTTCGGTGCAACCGGCATGGCGTTGAGTACACTGCTGGGAAGTGAAAACCAGACACGAGCCGCTGGTCCCACAGATGGCCCTCACTTTACCCCTAAAGCCAAATCCGTGATCTGGGTATTTCTCTCCGGTGGTTATAGTCAGATGGAAACGTTCGACCCCAAACCCGAACTTAATAAATATGCAGGAAAGACATTTTCGGATACAATCTACCCCGATCCCTTTAAAGATCCACGCTACAAAGAACGGGCGCGTTCCGTGGTCCAGGTAAAACGCGAGCATTCCAAAATCATGCCGATGCAGGTCGGATTCAAAAAGCACGGAGAATCAGGAATTGAAATGACAGACTGGTGGCCGCACCTGTCGACCTGTGTTGATGACATTTCCTTTGTCCGTTCCATGTATACGACTGATAACGACCATGCAGCTGAATATCAAATACATCACGGCAGGCATAAACTTGATCAGAAACAACCAGTTATTGGTTCCTGGCTCAGCTATGGTTTAGGCAGTTTGAATCGGAATTTACCTGAATATGTTTTCTTAGGCTCATATACCGACACTCGCGTGAAAGAAAACTTCAATCCCGATTACCTCGGCCCCAAATACATGGGAGTCGAACTTTCTCTGGATCCGAAGAACCCTCTTCCCTTCGGTACCCGCCCTCAAACGATGCTGGAGCAGGAACAGGCCAATCAATATGCCTTTATCAATGAGCTGAATCAGATTGCGGCCGTGGAGTACCCCAGTGATGAGAAATTGCGTGCCCGCATCAATTCCTACGAATTGGCATTTCGCATGCAAACATCGGTTCCTGAAGTGCTGGAGTTAACAGAGGAAACTCAGGAAACGCAAAGTCTCTATGGGATTGATGAGAAAGAGACCGCCATTTACGGACGTCGCCTGCTGGCAGCGCGTCGTCTGGCAGAACGGGGCGTACGATTTGCTCAGGTCTACTTAAGCGGCTACGGGGAGTGGGATTCACATCAGAAGCTGAAAGAGAATCATACCCGCTCCTGCAAACGTGTTGACAAACCGGTTGCCGGCCTGTTGAAAGACCTGAAACGGCGCGGAATGTGGGACGACACGGTCGTCGTGTTCTGTACCGAATTTGGACGAACGCCGGCTGTCGAAAATCGAGGCAATGCCAAGATGCCCAGTGGGCGGGATCATCATCCGCATGGCTTTACGGTCTGGTTTGCCGGAGCAGGAATCAAACAGGGACACGTCCACGGCGCCACGGATGAGCTTGGCTTCCATGCTATCGAATCCCCTCACTATGTGACGGACATCCATGCCACCCTGTATCACTTACTCGGGCTGGATAGCCACAAACTGGATATCCCGGGGCGAAAACGCCTGGAAATCGATTATGGGAAACCGATTCTGGATATCATTACCTGATCGCTTTGGAGTAATCGATTCACCTCAGTTCTAATTTGTAAATCGATCAATCACATTGCGAGAAACGCGCGAGACATTCTCGTCAACCAGCATCGATGTGATCCAGCAGATGGAACCGACCGAAAAGACTTCCCCCCCCGACGAGGTTTGAAAATGCACCATATCCGCACCACCCCGATCAGGGTTCGTCCCTTGTGCGACTAGATGAACC
This window of the Gimesia fumaroli genome carries:
- a CDS encoding FkbM family methyltransferase — translated: MNNHELDKKLQRLYKSINDILPTVIDFETFSLEVDKSGASIYRSEEQLLFSKNKVFNEIQQKYSPAFVIDIGANVGFSTLVFSQAFSEAQIITVEPNLNLVDFIERNCKNNGINNVQIIQKVVGENHSGYVSFLINQVMSVDSRVHGLKGDYDSLTVEETSIDQLITDLQCVKEDTIFIKIDTQGFEERVINGARKTLDDFSNYCVMMEFAPFWLMEAGTDPVLFLQKLCTSYNVCEFPSTMLYFQDTLDEIQKKTLSEADAKDFTNYTKSLRRNEKGWCDLMIFRNEE
- a CDS encoding ATP-grasp domain-containing protein, with protein sequence MTSKKLLIAGGGYAEIPLILAAKDLGFRVITSGNREKDLGHQFSDQCCLEDFSDKEAMLKLAKSLKIDAICASCNDFSALTAAYVAENLQLAGHDPYNTTLLIHHKDRYREFAQKHGIPSPRAEGFDSIEGAYNSLLNFQFPVIVKPVDLTGGKGISKVTNLQIAKASLEKAFQISRTKKIVIEEFIEGSRHGLSTFIRDGRVVFFFNDNEHYYLNPYLVSAASTPADVSPETATILCKTAEKIASLLKLNTGIFHIQYILRQDIPVIIEICRRAPGDLYIQFVQHATGMEYPTYIVKSSAGMNCDDLTQIEPQGFFTRHCIMPPRNGRIKEVIFNQSVKNNIIDKMMWWKPDEQIDNFLMQKLGIVFLKFGSTEEMRQKTEQMPNLIRVDMA
- a CDS encoding EamA family transporter; protein product: MNHLYILLTILFTVYGQIIIKWQVQLAGAFPQNGTEKVNFIIKLLLNPWVMSSFVCAFLAALSWMAAMTKFPLSYAYPFMSLAFVLVMFLSALFFKEPVTIPKTIGLALIILGIVIGSKG
- a CDS encoding NHL repeat-containing protein: MKRFLYLSRSRCSDFVLYCLISSLWLAAPVFAGETKSSPRSILWVEQAGGSKHDKIRGITVDGAGNCFVTGEFTEQAQFADQSVTSRGKMDFVLAKYNPEGKLLWLQTAGGTEIDRGYAVAVDQAGNSYVTGHFQSPTFRIGDKTLKNQGDYDYFIAKYNPEGELLWAQSAGGAGYDYGHGIAVTPDGECYVAGSFAGEVTFGDFQSKSKQGRSLFVAKYDTDGKVLWTQLAGNKHGQSGHQIAVDQTGNCYVCGYITGLIELAGKTVGTDTNVKDIFLAKLSPGGELLWSANSGGQADGLSTGVAVDAQGNCYLTGMFKNEAQFGNTTLKSTGAYDIFVARINADGTPDWAYCGGGEKIDYGLGIAVDRGGNCYVTGEFTDDVEFMGKHLTQLGGRDIFVTRFLPEGKLDWLEMLGGDKSDLSYAIAVDHNNHCFLSGAFSPATQYQSHHLKSRGSNDIFLIKLSQ
- a CDS encoding PSD1 and planctomycete cytochrome C domain-containing protein, which translates into the protein MRWQCATTLLSLITLAPLSLFAQTSSIDYKTRIKPLLQAHCFACHGTLKQESALRLDAGNLILKGGEIGPAVITGKPQESLLYQVLIEDADFEMPPEGQGRKLKPDEVQLIKTWIEQGARFPADDQPESAPSDHWAFQPIKRPAIPTTKNHVTNPIDAFITARHEQAGLIPQHKTDKSTLLRRVYLDLIGLPPTPKELNAFLNDTNPDAYERAIEDLLSRPQYGERWGRHWMDVWRYSDWYGRRGAKDMTNSYSLIWRWRDWIIRSVNEDKGYDRMIMEMLAADEIAPNDRENLVATGFIVRNFYRWNYHTWRKDNVEHTAKAFLGLTMNCCECHDHKYDPIGQEEYFAFRSFFEPIDLRHDRVPGEPDPGIFPDYKLSVRNGPIRTGMVRIYDRHLDAKAKFYTGGLEQNIIKGKPPVEAAAIGFLGGNQLPVTPISLPVTAWYPGLKPFVIEEETKAREAAYQIALNAWEQQKSQLEKNLHQQETQLANLLITRNKRQSENQQTRVTNHQALQLNASQGRRTLAHEISNWKSFDSETQVHFQLRILTESLVNFQLSNDLSGGRTNLYVAFESGKINTYAPGTTGMKTVGNYKVNQENRVFQVTLLLKPTEDIAELTITDTTAPEVIVDNQPIALNGWNPANSTNRGLFLDSHPGSVAEFDKIIFVGKGAQELQRFDFEFPGYRQGEDIPGIENWSVTRFSTGAATSQVVLNRPLSEAEQKWQQQVTEATQKRDLAKLTRDSVQLKLQAARDAKAEYAARVRAATARHIKKTTNFKVLEQAASQAEWQAHLSQAESEHKTKELTLVQTKTLPQTNKERDKKVTTAQKQLTQSQVKLNAARKPREKSSTEYTSLSRIFPQQSTGKRAALARWIATRENPLTARVAVNHIWMRHFGQPLVKSVYNFGRSGASPTHPKLINWLAVEFMDHQWSIKHLHRLILLSDTYQLSSKGLAPEHTNLSKDRDNILLWKFPTNRMEAEVIRDSLFYLANDLDPKMYGQELEQDQGLITNRRSLYYSHHGEAKMEFLELFDGASATDCYQRTTSIMPQQALALTNSELTVQKSRKIAAQLWLQQHSDIEKQKTTPDKQQAFVQRAFELILSRPATEKEQSAALHFLTRQELLFSKSTTKPIQDQKQKPITGYSQPAPQPAARARESLVQALFSHNDFVTIR
- a CDS encoding DUF1501 domain-containing protein: MKHDISSTTPQCSRIRRRTFLADLGFGATGMALSTLLGSENQTRAAGPTDGPHFTPKAKSVIWVFLSGGYSQMETFDPKPELNKYAGKTFSDTIYPDPFKDPRYKERARSVVQVKREHSKIMPMQVGFKKHGESGIEMTDWWPHLSTCVDDISFVRSMYTTDNDHAAEYQIHHGRHKLDQKQPVIGSWLSYGLGSLNRNLPEYVFLGSYTDTRVKENFNPDYLGPKYMGVELSLDPKNPLPFGTRPQTMLEQEQANQYAFINELNQIAAVEYPSDEKLRARINSYELAFRMQTSVPEVLELTEETQETQSLYGIDEKETAIYGRRLLAARRLAERGVRFAQVYLSGYGEWDSHQKLKENHTRSCKRVDKPVAGLLKDLKRRGMWDDTVVVFCTEFGRTPAVENRGNAKMPSGRDHHPHGFTVWFAGAGIKQGHVHGATDELGFHAIESPHYVTDIHATLYHLLGLDSHKLDIPGRKRLEIDYGKPILDIIT